TCCCTTGGAAAGGGTTCTGCCTGGCTTAATTTTGTATCTTTATGCCAACCCAGGTCAGTCCTGGCTAGGTTGAAGCCATTGGCTGTTCCTAACCttctctgccttggcctcctggtgGTTCTGTTAGGCACTTTCCTACCCCTGGATTCCTACCAGTTTCTCCTGAGAATTGTTGACTGTTTCTAGATAACCCTGCCCACCATGAGGCTCTTAACAGATGCTTGCCTCTGGACTTGTCCTGTATGCACCCCCCTCTTGTTTATTAGTCTAGATGCCCTTGAAGTGTCCTGGTATAGAAGAGGGGTTGGGATGAAACCCTCTCTAGATTTTGAAACCCAGTCATCCCTACTTTGCTAAGAGGATTGTCTCATGCAGCTCCTCCCAGAGCCTGGCAAAGGAAGAGGCTGAACTATGTTAGGCTACTCGGAGGTGGGGACAGTCATACCCATGTGAGGGACTAGGTTACTCTTAGGCACCAGGATAGTACCTGAGACCAGGCGTGGTGGGGTTAGGGAAGTCTTGGATCCAGTTTGGTCTTCCTGTTCTACAGGAGCCTTCTGTGGGTCCTGGGCTTGGACCTGAGCAGGTCTTTCCTGCTGGAACTCCTGCTGTCTTTGGAGAAGAGGACTGaggtgggggaaagagagagcTGCAACCATGTGTCTCAGACCCAGACCCAAATGACCATCCCACTGGGATGGATCACTGGCCTGTGGCTCCTGGGGCTGCTCAGCCATGAAAGCTTCCATCCCAGATGCCCCCCACAGCAGGCAGGATGAAAGGTGGTAGggccagcagggggaggggcaccaACCGCAGGCCAGGCTCCCTCCAGGGCCGAAGCCCAGTCATGGCCAGGTCACAGCTTTCTGCAGGGTCAGGCCTTGGGGTGGAGGGTCTGATGGCCAGATCTGGCCTATGTGGGGGCAGCTGTTCCAGGGGTGCCCATTCCTAGGGAGGGAAAGGGCTGGTATGGGGACCCTGACCCTGGAATGGGAGGGCCAGAGCATGGGCATGCCAGGAGTCCTGGACACTGATATGTGGTAGGGGAAGCTCTGGGTGGTGGTCTAATTCAGGAGAAGGACTCCAGGTGACGGTGTATTGTGGGGTGAGGGCAATAGATGATGGTCTACTTTGGGAAGGAGGGCTATAATCCTTGCCTACTTTGAAGTGTAGGAAAGACATACCTGGTACTGGTTTCTGCGTTCCCGAAGGCCTTTGGTGGGGTTCCCACAGAGAACTTGACCAGGACCTGAAGAAGAGGGTATGACTGTGGTTTGGGGTCAAGGTActgcagggtcagctctgggacATATAGGTTCAGTTACCATGGGTGAGGTTGCTGGCATGGTCGTCTGTGGCTGGGTtctcagaaagcagagcttcagGCAAGGCGCCCCCAGGGACCAGCAGGGACAAGGCCCAAGGCTGGGTCTCCGGCACAGGCAAGGATGGGTCAAGTTTCCGAAGGGTGGCTCCATGGGGACAATCTGTCCAGGGTTAGAACCAGAGATGACTGGGCTCATGCAAGCCAGCATGCTTCAAACTCAGACCACAGAGCATAACCCTGTCATTCAAGAAACTGTGTGACCCAGGGCTGGCCAGTAATAGTTCCTTTTCCTTCCAGAAAGATCCACAGCCTCAGACCCTCCTCTCCCTCAACATAGGATAGGGGAAGCCAGCTGTTGCTGCTCATGGGAATATCTTGACCTAGGGAGATAAGGCTGAGAAAGAGAATAAAGTGCAGTCACCCATCTCTGAAAGGCCTGGGGAACTAGTGGAGGTCTTTTTTCCTGGGGTTCAAGGAAGCCTGTCCTCTTGGGGTATGGGTAGAGGCCTGTCTTCCTGGAGGGCTGGTAGAAGTCTCTTGTGGAGTCAGGGGTTGGGACACAGTACTGACATCTGCAGTAAGTGTCTGGCCTACCCAGCCGAGGGAGGAGGATGTCGAGCACGCTGCCTTCCTTGATGGCCTCCTTCACCATCAGCCAGTCCTGGCTCAGCTTCTGGGGAGCAGGCAAGTTGGTACATGTGGTGGGTACCTCATCTAGGATATGGAGCTGGGGGATCAGCTTCGTTACCTCTGCTCTGTAGTTGTAGTCTTGGGGTGCctatagggagagagtggggggCAGTAGACCTGAGTCTAGTGGGCCCCATAGGTCAACTGTTTCTTGGGACTCCCTCTTCCAGATTGCTATGGTGCAGGACAAAGGAGACAGGGTAGTGATACTGCCTCACCCTACTAGAGCCTGAGGCCTGCAGGGACTGGGCTTCATCGTCTTAGAATGTGTACCCTCACTCCTAAAGCCCTCAGCCAAGGTTCAAGGAAGCCCTCTAGCATGTGGAGCTGATCATGGGTCACACCCAGCAGCAGCTATTGAAGTGGAGAGTGAGCTTGGAGCATGTGTGGCCTTCGTGGGGTGCATGTGGATTCACCTGCTGTAAAGGAGCTTGCATATGCCTGATATTTCAAAATAGGCAAGAGAAGAGATAGAGCTCACAGAGAACAAGCCAGGAGGTAGATGAGGGCCTAGAGGTCCCCATTCTGTGGGGGCCCCTCCCAAATATATGCTGACTGGGTGTTGAGCACACACACCTTGTTGGAAGGGCCAGGGTCTGGCTTCAAGCACACCAGATTCCCCTCCAGTGTGAGCGTGGCCAAGCGTGGACACAGCTGTAGGTACCGCATCTGCCCCAGGTCCTCCACATTGTTACCCTCAAGGTCCAGCACCTCCAGCTGCTCGAGCAGGCACAGTGGGCTCAGGTCCGAGATGTTGTTGTAGGAGACATAAAGTTCCTGGGGACCACATGGGGAACTTCAGCTGGGGTCTGACCTGATCTCCATTCCTTGTCCCCAAGTGCTACAGACTTACCTTCAGTGCCAAGAAGGAGCCAATGCCATCCAAGTCAGTCAGGCCACATCGAGCCAGCCATAGCACCTGCAGGTGGCTCAGAGAAGTGCCCAGGTCTCTGTAGAAGGCAGGCAGAGtggtgtgatggttaatcttcaaTGTCAACTTGACTGGAGTTAGACTCGCTTAGAGGACACATTGGGAGCATGTGTCTGTGAAGGTATTTCCAGAAAGGGTTAACTGAGGAGAGAAGagccaccctgaatgtgggtggcatcTCCTCATGGGCAGGGATcctgaaggaaataaaatgagggaagggagggagccaGCTGATTGCTGGCGCTCCGTTTTCTGCTTTTTAATCTGCTCAGATGTGAGCAAGCTTCCACTTCTACCTGTATGagctgctcctgctgccatgccttccctgccttgATGGTGCAGCCCCTAAATCATGAACCAAATAAACCTctcttcctttaagttgcttcttgccagGTATTTAgccacaacagcaacaataaaaagtAACTACTGTAAGTGGTCAGTGCTGTCATGGGGTTTTCTTTAGCCAACAGAAGCCAATGCTGTGCTAGCTAGCACTCTGGCTGCCTGTGGAGCAGGATGGCTGTGACTTGCTTGTGGTAGCTTCCGGCTGATGGGCTCCAGAGATCCCTGATCCCCATTCTCCCTGCTGTAGCATCAGGGGCAGAGTTAAAATGTTCCCAGGGAGCTTATGTTTGCGGACATGGAGGTCCCTGGAGTATTGAGGCCCCTTCCCAAACATGCTGGGTTCTCAGTACCCACAACTTGTTAGAAAGGTCAGGGGGCCAGCCTGAGACATAGCAGACTGACCCTGAGGAACTGCCTCCAAGCTGCTGCCTTGGCCCAGCTCTACCTGTTACCTGTGACTTTCCCTCCCATGCTGGCCTCTTTTTCCTGAAATGTACACAGATTCTGTGTCTAAGGATCCACCCTTGCTCTCTGCTGTGATGCTCTTCCTGTAATCCTGAACTGCTTGCCCTTTGTCTGGGAGTACAACTGCCCCCTGAGCTCAGGCTTCATGAACTACTTCTGTTTCTCATGGCCCTAAATCCTTTGGTAAGGACTCATCCATGTAGCCCACCTGGGGCGTGTGTTCTGCTGTTGCTGTACATTTGCTTTTAGTCTTTGCCCTTCAAATGTAAAGATTTACTCAGTCAGCATTTACTCAGTCACTTGCCTTAAATCACCATTTTCTgcctaaaatgtgtgtgtgtgtgtgtgtacacatttgtgtGGGTGCTCATGGAGGGcaaaagaggatatcagatcccttGGGGTTAGAGTAGCAGGTGGTAGCAAGCTACTTGATGTAGGTACAGGAACTGAATctaggtcctctgaagagcagtgtgtgcttttaactgccaaatcatctctccaacccccaaggccccccccccccttttcaagATGTTCtcagtctgtagcccaggctggtcaggAACTTGAGgcattttcctgttttcagtcTACTagcacaggtgtgtaccaccacaccaacAATCAAATGACTATTTAATTAGTCCTTTGGATAGaattgagacacaccagaagagggcatcagatctcattacagatggttgtgagccaccatgtggttgctgggaattgaactcaggacttctgaaagaacaacaatgctcttaaccactgagcccctctgtctctctcttaatACAGGAGTGTATCACCTACCACACTggctatctgtctgtctcccccacactcctctttctttctttctctgtctctctctgtcctgtgtgtgtgtgtgtgtgtgtgtgtgtgtgtgtctactcgTGTATATGACACCATGGCATCTATGCAGAGATTAGAAGACAACTTGTTGGAACTGGTTCTGTCTTTCCTTTGTGATCCTTtaaacaagatttatttttacttatgtgtgtgtgtgactgagtgtgtgtgccttgtgtgtatgtgtgactgagtgtgtgtgccttgtgtgtatgtgtgactgagTGTGTATGCCTTGTGTGTGAAGATATCCTGGCAGGCCAGAAGAGTATTAGACCTctacctggagctggagttaaagatggttgttaGCTACCTGACATgactgctgggaaccaaattcaggtcctctgggagagcagcaagtgttcctaacTACTGCACTGTCTATCTTTTAAACTCTGTCACGGACAGTTAGCTTTGGTTTTATCACACTGGTCTTGAAGCTCACGTTGGTTTCCTGAGGGGCACCTTCAGTTGCGTGGAGCTGAGGCAGATTAGTTGTTTTTGTCCATTCCTTTTCAGAGCTTACCCACTTCCTACAACCTGGAGCTCAGAAAAAGAGTTCCATGACTGGGCTGAGCTTCAAGGAGTCAGGCAACTTCCATTGCTTTTGGTGGGCTATCCAGCTAAAGATGGATTCTTGTTGTTGTAGAGGAGTAAGTGTTAGGAAATAATTAGATTTTGCCATACCTTGTAATAATAGGAAAACTGTGAAATTCTTAGAGTTGATGGCATACTATTTATAGAGTCTtgtaacacacacaaagaaaagtctagatttttaaaaagttaaaataggggttggagagatggttcagtggttgagagcaccaactgttcttccaaaggtcctgagttcaaatcccagcaaccacgtggtggctcacaaccatccataatgagatctgatgccctcttctggagtgtctgaagacagctacagtgtacttacacataataaataaatctttttttaaaaaagttaaaatagcCTGGTATGGTGGTGTACCTGTATTGCATGCAGTTCAGGAAGCTGAAAGAGACAACAGCATGATctcagttcaaggctagcctgggcaacttagtgagacccagcccccccccccccaattattttaaataaaataagcagggtatggtgactcatgcctttaatcccagcattctggcaGACATAGGTAGGTCTCTCAAGGATAGCTGATTTACAGAGAGAAAGAATTAGTATACCCAGAGAAACCATctcacaaagcaaaaaacaaaacaaaacaacaacaacaaaaaacaaaaagaaaaaaccaacccAGGAACTGTGATTCACACCTGATTCTCAGCACTTGAGAtgtagaaacagagacaggaagatgaagAATTCAAGACCAGGTGTTGGAGAGATAGATAATGGCTCGGTGCTTAGGAGCGCTGGCTGTGCCTCTAGTGGAtcagagttcaatttccagcctcaacatggcagctcatgacTATCCAAAATTCCAGTTCCCGGGgaactgacaccctcttctggcctctgagagcaccaggcatgcatatggtgcactgacattcatgcaggcaaaatggtCATAACCATAAATAacgataaataaaataataaaaaagaatttgaaggggctggagagatggctcagcagttaagagcactgactgttcttccaaaggtcctgagttcaaatcccagcactacatggtggctcaaaaccatctgtaatgggatctgatgccctcttctagtgtgtctgaagacagctatagtgtactcacatgtaataaataaataaattttaaaaaaagaatttgaggccagcattgGCTATATAGTAAGTTTTAGGTCAACCTGGGTTACCTGAGACtgtttgaaaatagaaaaaagcTGGAGGATTAGCGCTCAGGTAAGCCCTCAGctcaaggaaaagaaacaataacaaagcCAAGAGGGAAGGATGAGGTCAAGAGAAGGGTgagccggggctggagagatggttcagcggttaagagcactgactgctcttccagaggtcctgagttcaaatcccaggaaccacgtgtggctcacaaccgtctgtagtgagatctgactctcctttctggagtgtctaaacacagcaacagtgtactcacaacaaataaataaatcctttttaaaaagaaagaaagaaacatcaagCTTTGGGcttaatgagagaccctgtcttaaaaaataatgtggcagggctggagagatgactcagtcagttaagagccctggctgctcttccagaggtcctgaggtcaattcccagcaaccacatagtggctcacaaccatctgtaatgggatttgatgccctcttctggtgtgtctgaagagagacagtatactcatatacatgaaatagatctttaaaagtGATAGTGGAgtcgggcgatggtggcacacgcctttaatcccagcacttgggaggcagagtcagggggatttctgagtttgaggccagcctgatctacagagtgagttccaggacagccagggctacacagagaaaccctgtctcagaaaaccaaataaataaataaataaataaataaataaataaataaataaaataataataaaaaaagtgaTAGTGGGAGacaatgttgacctctggcctccacacatatacataggcaGTGGCACCTGcagatacatgtgcatatacacacaccctgCCCCTACCACTACACCACCACCATGAGGAACAAAAAACACTGATTTGAGAGTAGTATTCTTCTGGTTGGGCCATGTTTAAAAGTATATTATAAAACTGGGGATTGAGCCATATATTAGTACTcaatatgaggaaaaaaaaaaaaaacaaaccatattGAGTCTAAGTATAGCCTAGGTTAaactaagttcaaggctagcctgtggtACCACATGCCTAAACCTGGGATGTTTATTTAGGCAGGTGCAGGAAGATCAAAGTTGGAGGCCAGGGCTTGAGAGAGAGCTCatggattaagagcactggctattcttttAGAGGATGTGaggtcccaacacccacatggtagctcacacccatctgtagcCTCAGTGTCAGGGAACTCAAAGACCTCTTCTGCTCTACGCATGTACCAGGAATACActtggcacacagacacacatacagacaaaatactcctaagtatataaataatgaaaaatgaaaatatgatccAGCAGTATTGACATTGGGGTGCAAGGGTGACTTACCACCATTAAAATTCATtaagggagggctggagaggtggctcagaggctaagagcactgactgctcttctagaggtcctgagttcaattcccagcaaccacatggtggctcacaaccatctgtaatgagatctggtgccctcttctggtgtgtctgctaGCTAtgctgtactcatataaataaaataaaaaattaaaaaaaaattaattaagggAGAGCACAACAATAGTAAGACTGAGGGAGAAATGTCAGTCCCATCATCCTTGACGGAGACAATGGACACATGCCAGTCAAAACCAGGAATAAGCTCAGGGGGCCTGCTACCATCATCCCTGCTCTTTAAAGAGGTTCTGCCTACCAGGCCCTAACAAGTAAGTATAAAGCAAGAAAAAATAGCAAGAGGGCTAGCAATCAGAAGGCAAGTCTGCTATGGTGTGCTGATGGTGTAATGCTGAACTAACGTGACGTGTGAACTGGAGTTCAGATACACAAAAAGACATGACCTgctcaggaagaacaacagtggtTCTTCGCAGATTTTTTCTTTAACCCCGGAGAGTAGGCAGGCAGAGcatcatgtaccccaggctggcctcacattccACATGTAGCTGAGCATGAACTCTCAAGCTCTGGTGTGACAGGCATGGACTACCAAGCTTGGtgtgtgcagtgctggggatctaaCCAGAGCCTTGTACATATTAGCAAAACACTCGACTGACTCAACTGTATCTTCAGCCCAGTTTCtgtcatttgttgttgttgttattttgatttttcaagacagtttttttttctgtttcggactggctgtcctggaacacattctgtAGACAAGGGTGTCCTAGAattcaagagattttttttttaaagatttacttatttattatatgtgagtacactgtagctgtcttcggacactccagaagacagctacatttaatttagatctcattatggatggtggtgagccaccatatggttgctgggatttggactcaagatctttggaagagcaatcagtactcttaaccacctagccatctctccagcccagaactcaagagatttgcctgactctgcctcttatgttctgggattaaaggtgtgcgccactactgaCCAGCAATTTCTGCCAATTATTAAAAGCTTTGCTAGCtaatcaaggccagtctgatctacagaacaATTTCCAGGATAAccatagctacacagagaaatgatgtctcaaaacaaacaaaaacaacaacaaaacccccttTGTTTGctatttgtttccttctttcctctttcctatcatttctttcaacttttcttttctttatttttcttttcttttcttttcttttttgatttggtttttttgagacagggtttctctgtatactctgtcctggaactcactcggtagaccaggctggccttgaactcagaaatctgcctgcttctgcctcccagagtgctgggattacaggcgtgcgccaccattgcccagctcttTCAACTTTTCTAATAGCATCACGTTCTTCTACAAGCTGGGCCAGAAGTCACtttgtagcccagtctggccacAAAAAAACCTCATCACAATgtcccttcttctgcctcctacaTATTGAGATTGCTGGTGTGAACCACTATACCTCACAGGTGGTGGAGCTAGTTGGTCCACTAGGACTATAATTCCCATCTCCTAGATAATAGTTGGTGGAAGAAACTATGCCAGATACAGTTCttactggggggtggggagggtggggggatgggggtggcaAAGTGTTCTGAGGACATTGCCTATTCTTCCTTTGTAGATGAAGGTACCTCACAGGTCATGTTTGAAGTCTTGGTTTCACAGCATGACTGCCAACCTCCAACTTATCTTCCCATGGCACATTGTGATTATGAGTGTTTACTTCTTCCTATTTCATTGATAGGGCCTACCTTGTTCCAAGATGACCTCATCCCAACCAACTAGAGCCACAATGACTCGGGACCGTCAAGGTCACCTGGAGTAAGGCTAGCAGTGGTGTGTGCAGTGTGGGGTGTACACTGAAGACTGCCGTACATCGGTGACCCAGTCCTGAGGTTGGAGGAGGCCAGCTAAGATCCAGAGCTTGCGTATGCACATGGCCCTCATATGACAGACCAGACTGGAGTTCACTGGGAATGACATTGCTTTGCAGACAACTTTGCACCAGAACATAAAAGATAATTCCTAGGAATTAACAAGATGATCCATCCCCCAAATCAGCACATGGTACAGGGATTGAGCCCTAGCATCTCTTTGCAGAGAGAGAATGATAAGCAATGAAGGCATATAAAAAGGTgcaattttgtttggtttggtttggttggtttttttttgttgttgtttttttttgttttgttttgtttttttttgttttttttttgtttttttttttgtttttttttttttttttttttgagataagagttTCTCTCTGCAGTCTTGGCTATCCTAAAAttatctctgtagaccaggctggcctcaaactcactgacctgcctatctctgcctcccgagtgctgggattaaaggcatgcactaccactgcctgaccatccaaatttattttaacaaattatCTGTGGCACATCAGAGTGTAAGTGGGTTTCACACATGGTGGCGCTGAGCAAAAGATGCTTGTCCCAGATCTGACAGCATGAGGTCATTCTGTGTCAGTTCCAGCCCATGTATTTAGAACATTTGCATGCATGTTGGCAGCTATTTTCAGGGGCTAAATTATCTCAGCTACAAGTGAGACGACAGCCGCcacattaaaattatttcctaGCCCTTATAACACTACCTGAGATTTTAATATTCATCTTTGTAGTCATCTAAGTTAAAATAGCACTTTAGGGGATGCTGTTATTCAATCAGTTTCCTGTTACAAAGCTGTTCATTTTCAGTCATTATAGGTTGGTAAACACCAGTCAGCTTGGGTGCAGGCTTGGATaactgaaagaaagcaaaaatctCACTATGCTTTTCTTTGCTGTGATCAAATTGCTGAGGGTGCTTTCAAAACATTTGCAATCTGACTATATTTcctttagaattattttgttatgtttcttttttgttgttttgagataaggtcacatgtgttccaggctggccttgaactcactatggagCTGAAACTAACCTTCAACGTGAATACTCAGCGTGAGATCCCAGGCCCACACCATGACTCCCAGCTTCGCTTGTTCTTAGCTGTGCACCACCTTTGCCTCTGTGTCATGGTTTCCATCCTCTGTTTTCAGAGCCAGGGTCTCACGGTACAGCCCTGGGTGGCCTGGagttcactttgtagaccatgttggccttgaGCTTACAGAGATgaccctgcctcagcttcctgagtactgggatgaaAGGTTTGTCACCATACCTGGCggccttcattttattttaggtGCTTTCTTTCTATAGACCTATATTGTTCTTTGATATAATTTGTTCACGAAGACCTAGAAAAC
This portion of the Apodemus sylvaticus chromosome 1, mApoSyl1.1, whole genome shotgun sequence genome encodes:
- the Lrrc56 gene encoding leucine-rich repeat-containing protein 56 isoform X1; translated protein: MDPAWEGSQGSRPGTASIRVRELSWQGLNNPHPQNKRLGSHGDIHRERRVEEHLSPARLQALAQVDDLQLVRVLEMCVDTRKNSLGNFGLHLPNLIQLKLNHSCLGSLRDLGTSLSHLQVLWLARCGLTDLDGIGSFLALKELYVSYNNISDLSPLCLLEQLEVLDLEGNNVEDLGQMRYLQLCPRLATLTLEGNLVCLKPDPGPSNKAPQDYNYRAEVTKLIPQLHILDEVPTTCTNLPAPQKLSQDWLMVKEAIKEGSVLDILLPRLDCPHGATLRKLDPSLPVPETQPWALSLLVPGGALPEALLSENPATDDHASNLTHGPGQVLCGNPTKGLRERRNQYQEWAPLEQLPPHRPDLAIRPSTPRPDPAESCDLAMTGLRPWREPGLRPLLQRQQEFQQERPAQVQAQDPQKAPVEQEDQTGSKTSLTPPRLVSELSRTSGFHLIPSPPKYPMPPESGISSLGRSADLPFRGRRLRVLGSLGPSLGEGSVLGERLAAVTALRALEVSSGPSHRAQGCSDPKPALGPAACPPGLHCLHHLNPIPPAHSLP
- the Lrrc56 gene encoding leucine-rich repeat-containing protein 56 isoform X3; protein product: MCVDTRKNSLGNFGLHLPNLIQLKLNHSCLGSLRDLGTSLSHLQVLWLARCGLTDLDGIGSFLALKELYVSYNNISDLSPLCLLEQLEVLDLEGNNVEDLGQMRYLQLCPRLATLTLEGNLVCLKPDPGPSNKAPQDYNYRAEVTKLIPQLHILDEVPTTCTNLPAPQKLSQDWLMVKEAIKEGSVLDILLPRLDCPHGATLRKLDPSLPVPETQPWALSLLVPGGALPEALLSENPATDDHASNLTHGPGQVLCGNPTKGLRERRNQYQEWAPLEQLPPHRPDLAIRPSTPRPDPAESCDLAMTGLRPWREPGLRPLLQRQQEFQQERPAQVQAQDPQKAPVEQEDQTGSKTSLTPPRLVSELSRTSGFHLIPSPPKYPMPPESGISSLGRSADLPFRGRRLRVLGSLGPSLGEGSVLGERLAAVTALRALEVSSGPSHRAQGCSDPKPALGPAACPPGLHCLHHLNPIPPAHSLP
- the Lrrc56 gene encoding leucine-rich repeat-containing protein 56 isoform X2; translated protein: MDPAWEGSQGSRPGTASIRVRELSWQGLNNPHPQNKRLGSHGDIHRERRVEEHLSPARLQALAQVDDLQLVRVLEMCVDTRKNSLGNFGLHLPNLIQLKLNHSCLGSLRDLGTSLSHLQVLWLARCGLTDLDGIGSFLALKELYVSYNNISDLSPLCLLEQLEVLDLEGNNVEDLGQMRYLQLCPRLATLTLEGNLVCLKPDPGPSNKAPQDYNYRAEKLSQDWLMVKEAIKEGSVLDILLPRLDCPHGATLRKLDPSLPVPETQPWALSLLVPGGALPEALLSENPATDDHASNLTHGPGQVLCGNPTKGLRERRNQYQEWAPLEQLPPHRPDLAIRPSTPRPDPAESCDLAMTGLRPWREPGLRPLLQRQQEFQQERPAQVQAQDPQKAPVEQEDQTGSKTSLTPPRLVSELSRTSGFHLIPSPPKYPMPPESGISSLGRSADLPFRGRRLRVLGSLGPSLGEGSVLGERLAAVTALRALEVSSGPSHRAQGCSDPKPALGPAACPPGLHCLHHLNPIPPAHSLP
- the Lrrc56 gene encoding leucine-rich repeat-containing protein 56 isoform X4 is translated as MDPAWEGSQGSRPGTASIRVRELSWQGLNNPHPQNKRLGSHGDIHRERRVEEHLSPARLQALAQVDDLQLVRVLEMCVDTRKNSLGNFGLHLPNLIQLKLNHSCLGSLRDLGTSLSHLQVLWLARCGLTDLDGIGSFLALKELYVSYNNISDLSPLCLLEQLEVLDLEGNNVEDLGQMRYLQLCPRLATLTLEGNLVCLKPDPGPSNKAPQDYNYRAEVTKLIPQLHILDEVPTTCTNLPAPQKLSQDWLMVKEAIKEGSVLDILLPRLDCPHGATLRKLDPSLPVPETQPWALSLLVPGGALPEALLSENPATDDHASNLTHGPGQVLCGNPTKGLRERRNQYQSSSPKTAGVPAGKTCSGPSPGPTEGSCRTGRPNWIQDFPNPTTPGLRTFQDIRLSLDPFSPKVPNAT